Part of the Verrucomicrobiales bacterium genome, CTGTTTGATGGCGGTTTCGTTGACGCCGGTTCCCGATCGATCCGCGGACTTCGAAGAGCTTGAGGAGGATCTACCCAAAGCGTTCGGTGACTACTTGTTGGAAAGCCGGATCGCCCGCGGTGGAATGGGGGTGGTCTACCGGGCCAGGCATCTGCCCCTGAACCGAGTCGTGGCCCTCAAGATGCTCATCGGAGGCGGCTTTGCCGGACGGGAAGCCTTGCTGCGATTCAAAGCGGAAGCCACCGCCGCCGCCCAACTGCATCATCCCAACATCGTCACTCTCTACGAAGTGGGGGAGATTGAGGGTCTGCCCTATCTGTCCATGGAGTTCGTCGATGGACAAGACCTCAGCTGGCTGGTCCACGGCGGCTCCATCGCCCCCAAACAAGCCGCCCGCTGGCTTCGCGATGTGGCCCTGGCCGTCCAGCACGCTCATGAGCAGGGAATTTTGCATCGCGATCTCAAGCCCTCCAACATCATCATCGATCCCTTCGACCAACCGAAGGTCACCGATTTCGGCCTAGCCCGGCAAACAGGGAGCGAGCGAAATCTCACGGTGAGCGGTCAGGCCTTGGGTTCGCCCGGATACATGCCGCCGGAACAGGCGCGCGGTGATCACTCGGCAACGGGGCCGGCCAGCGATGTGTATTCGCTCGGCGCGGTGTTGTATCACCTACTGACCGGACGCCCCCCCTTCCTCGGTGACTCCATTCCCGCCATCCTGGCCCAAGTCGAAACCCTGGAGCCGATCCCGCCCGGACGCCTGAATCCGACAATCCCGCGCGACCTGCAGACCCTGTGCCTCAAGTGCCTCGAGAAACCTCCGCATCGTCGCTACGCCAGCGCCCAGGAACTGGGCGATGAACTGACCCGCTTCCTTTCCAACGTGCCCATTCGGGCTCAGGCCGTCAGCCCGCTGGAAAGGGCCTGGCGTTGGAGTCGTCGGCACCCCGCCATCGCCCTACTCACCTTCGCCCTCACTCTGGCCGTCCTGCTCGGAGCATGCGGAGTGCTGTGGCAATGGCGAAGAGCCGAGGCGGAGCGAGTAACGGCCTCGACGAACGCGGACGTGGCCGCCCGGAATGAATACGCCGCCGATCTCAATGCCGCTTCGTCCGCGATTGAGCGCGGCGATCTGCCGGAAGGACGGCGTCTGCTGGCGCGCCACGACCCGCAGCAACAGGGTCGCGATCTGCGCGGCTTCGAATGGTATTTCCTGAGCCGCCGAGCGCAAGGGGACGAACTGCTTGAGATCAAGGCCCACGGCTCCACGGTCTGCGCAGTCCAAGTTTCGCCCGACGGCCAATGGGTGGCGAGCGGAGGCATGGATCACTCGGTCTGGCTGCACCGGTTTCCATCGATGGAAACCGTCGCGGAATGGAAAATCGACACGGTGGGCTGGTTTGTCGAGATCACCCCCGATAGTTCACGGCTGCTCACTCCATGGAAACATGACCGGATCGCGCTGTGGAATCGAAGCACCCGGGAGCGCATTCGCGACTTCCCCGGCCGGCTCGCCAGCCTAGCCCGAACCAAACCCTGGGTGGCGATCAGCACCGCGAGCCCCTGGTTCTTTGAACCGGCGGGTGAAATCAGCGTCTGGGACTACGAGTCAGGTGAGAGGCTCGAAACCCTCCCGTTCATCGGACGCGCCATCAGCCTTTCTCCCGACGGAGCTTTGCTGGCCGCCGGCGGCAAAAAGAACAGCGTCATCGTGTGGGACCGCCAAGCCCGGCGAAAGCGGTTCGAGGCAACCACTCCGGGCGTGCCCTGGACCTTGCGCTTCTCCAACGACGGACGATATCTCGCCGCCGCCACCATGGACCGAAGGATCCAGCTCTGGGACCTGGCAGCCCCCAACGACTCAGGCCGGGGGAGGAGTTCGGAGAGCGAAGACGAAGCGGCAGTTAAGGAAACACCGGCGCGCGCCGCCACCATGCTCGAGGAAGGACACTGGCTCAAGGCTTGGGCGGTGACCTTTGCCCCGGACAATCGCACGCTCCTCTCCACGAGCTCGGATCGGTCGCTGCGGCTCTGGTCGGTTCCCGACCTCCAGCCGCTGGGCCTCTGGCACGGGCATTACGATGAGGTGTGGTGTGGCGCCTTCAGCCCCGACGGTCAACGGATCATCACTGGAGGCAAGGATGCTCGGCTCATGGTCTGGAACCCGTCCATCCGGGGCGAAGCGGCCTACCCGACCAGCATGTATCACGCAGCGGTGCCGTTTTCGCCCGATGGCAAGCGATTCCTCACCTTCGAACAAGGGAAGGACATTAGCCGCACCCGCTTGTTGAGTCGCGATCGCTTGGACCAGCCTTTGGCCGAGATTCAAGCTTATGAAATCTTTGCCGCGTTTAGCCCCGATGGCGGTTCGGTGTACTCCCTGCCTGGTTCGAAAGGCGCGATGTCCGTCCGCTCCGGACACGATTTAACTCTGCAGCGGGAGATCCTCCTCGAAGATTGTCCGGGCTATGCTCGAACCGACTTTCATGGACAAGGCTTCAACCCAGGCGCCCAGATTTGCTACGCCATCGGAACCAACGGGCAAGCCAGTTTGTGGGACACCTCCACCGGCAAGCGGCTCCGATCGTTCTCCACCCGACGTCTGCCAACTTACCGAACCGCACTCAGCCAAGATGGCACTTGGCTGGCTCTGAGCCAGACTTTCCCCTACGACGCGTTTCTCTACAACACGTTTACCGGGGAGGAAAAAGTGCTCACGGGACACACCGAGTATGTGAAAGGACTGAATTTCTCGCCGGATGGCACCCAACTCGCCACGGCGGGAGTGGATGCACGCATCAAACTATGGGAGGTGAGCACCGGTCGAGAGATCCAAACACTGATCGGGCATCTGCAGGAGGTGAGCGATGTCGCTTTCTCGCCCGACGGGAAAACTCTGGCAAGCATCGAAGGCACCACCCAGTTCAAGCTCTGGAGGCTGGATACCTACCGGGAGGTGACCGCCATCAGCAAACCCGAGAGCGGCTGGAACATCGGCTTCACGCCGGACGGCGCTGCGCTGGTCATCGAACGACACAACAAAACCATCGAACTGCTCTATGTTCAACCGATCGATGGTTCGTTGAGCGCCGCACCCGCGCCCCAGGCTTCGATGTATCGGGGAAGTGGCGAGTGATGAGTGATGAGTTGAAGTGGCCGAATGGGGACCGTCCGGAGAAGCCGTCCTCAAGTTACGACGTGGGCTGGAGGTCACTCGTCACTCGTCACTCGTCACTCGTCACTCGTCACTCCTCACTCGTCACTCCTCACTCTTCACTCATCACTCATCACTCGTCCCTTCCCCCCTCACCACACGCTGGACACGGTCGTTCAATAGCCTGTAAATGACTGGATGCCATCGCGCCATCTTTTCACTCGGATCCGAGCGACGCTGACCTTGCTCATAATCAGTGGCTCTCTGCATCTCAGCGCCGCTTCGCGACCGAATCCCCTCCCCGAAAGCCTGCGTGCTAACCCAGGTGAGGTCGTGCGGGTGCTCGAAGGCGAAAGCAGCGAGGCTCTTCGGCTCAACCACCGCTGGGCTGGGAACCGCTGCCGCTGGACCTTGCGCAACACCGGAACCCACTCGGTGCACGTTCGGGAAGTGGTTCTCTTTGACCTGGCTCACGGGCTGAGCGGAAGCACCCCCGTGTATGGCGAAGGATTCCAGATGCTCTCCCAAACCGCCGGAACGCTGGCCAGCCCTCAGGACGTCGGCTCCTATACGGACCGGGGTCACTATCGACTCCCCGAGCCTGCCGGCTCGCGGACTGTGTATGGCATGATCATGGTGGCTCCGCCCGAGTTCGATCGCACGCTGGTAGCTTTTTCATCGTGCCGCCGTTTCAACGGCAAATTCCACTTCAACGGACAACGCCTACAGGCCGTCCTGGAAACCGAGAACCTCGAGCTGGCCCCCGGCAAATCGTGGGAGCTGGAAGAATTAGTAGTCCTCTCTGGAGCCAAGCGCGACATGCTTTTCGATGGGCTCGCCTCAGCCATCTCGCGCAATCACGCGCGACTCAAGCACAACCCGGTGCCCACCGGATGGTGCTCCTGGTATTGCTTCGGGCCCCGGGTGACAGCGCAGAACATCGCCGACAATCTCGACTGGAGCGCCAAGAATCTGCCGGAGCTGCGCTACATCCAGATCGACGACGGTTACCAACCCTGGATGGGAGACTGGCTGGATACTGGCAAAGCGTTTGGTGGAGATGTCCGCGGGGTCCTGCGACAAATCCGCGAACGCGGATTCGAGCCCGCGATCTGGGTGGCACCGTTTATCGCCAGCGAACAGTCGCGCCTCTTTCGAGAGCATCGAGATTGGTTCGTTAAGGATGATCACGGCCAGCCTCTGCGCTCGGATCGTGTCGGCTTTGGCGGCTGGCGCCTGGGCCCGTGGTATTCTCTGGATGGCACCCATCCGGAAGCGCAACGCTGGCTGGAAGACTTGTTCAGGACTCTGCGTCAGGAGTGGGGTTGCACCTATTTCAAGCTGGACGCCACTTATTGGGCGACCATCCCGGGGGGACATCGCCACGATCCGCATGCGACGCGGGTGGAAGCGTACCGACGCGGGATGGAAGCCATTCGTCGAGGCGCCGGGAAAAGCCTGATCATGGGCTGCAACCACCCCATCTGGCCCTCGCTCGGACTCATCCACGCCTCCCGCAGTTCCCTCGATATCGAGAGAAACTGGGCGAGCTTCACAAGCATCGGACGAGAGAACTTGTTGAGAGGCTGGCAGAACGGGCGGCTGTGGTGGAACGATCCCGATTGCGTCGTGCTCCATGACGGAGGCTCGGCGGATGTCATGGACGCGGGCGGCAAGCCGACCACGACCGGCAAGGTCCCCGATCATGAGTATCAATTCCATGCTACCTTGATCTACGCCACCGGAGGCATGCTGCTGAGCGGGGATGATCTCACCAAGATCACGCCCCGGCGGGCCGCCATGTTGAAGAAACTGGTTCCCCCAACAGGCGTCTGCGCGCGCTTCGATGACGACCGATTCGAAGTCGGGATCACTCAGCTCAACGATCGCCTGATGGTCTCCGTGTTCAACTGGGGTGATCAGCCCGTCCCGCGCACGTTCCAACTACCTAAACGGTCCCGGTTGACCGACTATTGGACCGGCGAAGATCTGGGCGTGCACGAAGGCGAATACCGCATCGCGTCGCTACCACCCCACTCCGCCCGTTTGCTGGTGGCGAAGCCAGTGAGGTAAGAAGAGTCTTGATCGAACATCGATCCGATGAGGTTTATGGTTCTTTCGTCCGCCTGAAGCCGTGAACATTGGTCCACCGGCACGGGATCTAGCGTTTCCATGATCATCAAGGCCCGGGGGACGTATGGAGTTCCTGCTTTAGCAGGTTCCCCTCCCCGTTTCGCGACTACCGACCACGCCCACCCATAGCTGATCATCGCTCCATCGCCACCCCATCGTTTTCCTGTCACACTCGGCCCGGGTCGGACATGACCTAGGTAGATATGAGTGAAATCGAAGACGATCAGACACTGCTGAGGCGCTACGCGGACACCGGATGCGAACAGGCTTTCGCGGAACTCGTTGCCCGCCACGTTCATCACGTGTACTCCGTCGCCCGACGTGAAACCCCCGATGCTCACCTGGCCGAAGAGCTGACTCAGACAGCCTTCATCCTGCTGGCTCGCAAGGCCAAGCATCTCCCCGCCGAAACCATCCTCTCCGGCTGGCTATTCCAAACGGTGCGCTTCGCCGCCAAAAACGCGCGCCGGAGCGCCAACCGTCGACTACTGCACGAACAGGAGATCGCCCACATGTCCTCCCTGCCCTCCGAAAGCCACGACGCCG contains:
- a CDS encoding protein kinase; protein product: MAVSLTPVPDRSADFEELEEDLPKAFGDYLLESRIARGGMGVVYRARHLPLNRVVALKMLIGGGFAGREALLRFKAEATAAAQLHHPNIVTLYEVGEIEGLPYLSMEFVDGQDLSWLVHGGSIAPKQAARWLRDVALAVQHAHEQGILHRDLKPSNIIIDPFDQPKVTDFGLARQTGSERNLTVSGQALGSPGYMPPEQARGDHSATGPASDVYSLGAVLYHLLTGRPPFLGDSIPAILAQVETLEPIPPGRLNPTIPRDLQTLCLKCLEKPPHRRYASAQELGDELTRFLSNVPIRAQAVSPLERAWRWSRRHPAIALLTFALTLAVLLGACGVLWQWRRAEAERVTASTNADVAARNEYAADLNAASSAIERGDLPEGRRLLARHDPQQQGRDLRGFEWYFLSRRAQGDELLEIKAHGSTVCAVQVSPDGQWVASGGMDHSVWLHRFPSMETVAEWKIDTVGWFVEITPDSSRLLTPWKHDRIALWNRSTRERIRDFPGRLASLARTKPWVAISTASPWFFEPAGEISVWDYESGERLETLPFIGRAISLSPDGALLAAGGKKNSVIVWDRQARRKRFEATTPGVPWTLRFSNDGRYLAAATMDRRIQLWDLAAPNDSGRGRSSESEDEAAVKETPARAATMLEEGHWLKAWAVTFAPDNRTLLSTSSDRSLRLWSVPDLQPLGLWHGHYDEVWCGAFSPDGQRIITGGKDARLMVWNPSIRGEAAYPTSMYHAAVPFSPDGKRFLTFEQGKDISRTRLLSRDRLDQPLAEIQAYEIFAAFSPDGGSVYSLPGSKGAMSVRSGHDLTLQREILLEDCPGYARTDFHGQGFNPGAQICYAIGTNGQASLWDTSTGKRLRSFSTRRLPTYRTALSQDGTWLALSQTFPYDAFLYNTFTGEEKVLTGHTEYVKGLNFSPDGTQLATAGVDARIKLWEVSTGREIQTLIGHLQEVSDVAFSPDGKTLASIEGTTQFKLWRLDTYREVTAISKPESGWNIGFTPDGAALVIERHNKTIELLYVQPIDGSLSAAPAPQASMYRGSGE
- a CDS encoding alpha-galactosidase; protein product: MPSRHLFTRIRATLTLLIISGSLHLSAASRPNPLPESLRANPGEVVRVLEGESSEALRLNHRWAGNRCRWTLRNTGTHSVHVREVVLFDLAHGLSGSTPVYGEGFQMLSQTAGTLASPQDVGSYTDRGHYRLPEPAGSRTVYGMIMVAPPEFDRTLVAFSSCRRFNGKFHFNGQRLQAVLETENLELAPGKSWELEELVVLSGAKRDMLFDGLASAISRNHARLKHNPVPTGWCSWYCFGPRVTAQNIADNLDWSAKNLPELRYIQIDDGYQPWMGDWLDTGKAFGGDVRGVLRQIRERGFEPAIWVAPFIASEQSRLFREHRDWFVKDDHGQPLRSDRVGFGGWRLGPWYSLDGTHPEAQRWLEDLFRTLRQEWGCTYFKLDATYWATIPGGHRHDPHATRVEAYRRGMEAIRRGAGKSLIMGCNHPIWPSLGLIHASRSSLDIERNWASFTSIGRENLLRGWQNGRLWWNDPDCVVLHDGGSADVMDAGGKPTTTGKVPDHEYQFHATLIYATGGMLLSGDDLTKITPRRAAMLKKLVPPTGVCARFDDDRFEVGITQLNDRLMVSVFNWGDQPVPRTFQLPKRSRLTDYWTGEDLGVHEGEYRIASLPPHSARLLVAKPVR